A window of Tripterygium wilfordii isolate XIE 37 chromosome 7, ASM1340144v1, whole genome shotgun sequence contains these coding sequences:
- the LOC120003010 gene encoding uncharacterized protein LOC120003010, producing MMMLYDGIKEILKIQKFRRIVSYTGFYGFVAVLSYAYTSNTTRAGYSRADQFYASYPAGTELLTDTTKLYKAALGNCFESEDWGPIEYCIMAKHFERQGKSPYAYHAQYAAHLLSHGQLDGSG from the exons ATGATGATGCTATACGACGGGATTAAAGAAATATTGAAGATTCAAAAGTTCCGCAGGATTGTGTCATACACTGGTTTCTATGGTTTTGTTGCGGTCTTGAGCTACGCATACACGAGTAATAC AACAAGAGCTGGATATTCTAGAGCTGACCAATTTTATGCATCTTACCCTGCCGGAACTGAGTTGTTAACTGACACAACTAAG TTATATAAAGCCGCACTTGGGAATTGCTTTGAATCAGAAGATTGGGGACCAATTGAGTATTGTATAATGGCTAAGCACTTTGAGCGTCAAGGAAAATCACCGTATGCTTATCATGCT CAATATGCAGCACACCTTCTTTCTCATGGACAACTCGATGGGAGTGGCTAG